The sequence AAACTTCGAGCAGGCGATCCGGATCGATCCGAAATTTTCCGAGGCCCATAACTATCTCGGGACGGTGTACGAGCGGCTGTCCGATCGGGACCGCGCGGTCGCCGAGTATAAAATGGCCCTGCAAAATCCGCAATACCTGACGCCGCAATACCCCCACCGCAACCTGGCCATGGTCTATCTCAACACGAACGAGTACAAGAGCGCCATCCTGGAGTTCAAGGAGGCGCTTCGACTGCCGCCGCCACCGGACGATCCGCTCTTCAACGCGCTGGTCTACAACGGTCTGGGGCAGGCCTATTATAAAGACGGGCAGTACCGGGAGGCCGTGGACGCCTTCAACGGGGCGTTGAAGATCGCGCCGGACTATACCGAAGTCCACTACTTCCTTGGACAGACCTACTTCAAAACCGGCTCCGGCCCGTTGGCCAAGGAGGAGTTTCAGCGTGTGATCCGCCTCGCGCCGGAAAGCGATCTGGCGAAAAAAGCCAAAGAGAGCCTTGGGCTTCTCCAGTGAGCTGAGGGAAGCGTCGTGGAATCCATCGGGGAATACCTGAAAAGAATACGCGAGGAGCACGGTCTCTCGATCGGCGAGGTCGCCCGGAGGACCCGGATCAACCCGGGCTACATCGAGGCGCTGGAGGAGAACCGGATGGAAAAATTCCCGGGCGAGGTGTTCGCCCGGGGCTTCGTCCGGGCCTACGGACGCTGTCTGGGTCTGGACGACGAGGACACGACGACCCGCTTCGCCCAATCGTCCCGGGCCTTCTTCCAGAAACGGGACGAGAGCCAACAGCACACCGAGCAGGCGCGCGAATCCCAGCAAAGCCGGAGGAAGGTCCAAAGCCGCGTTATCCAGGCGGTGGTCGTGGCCGCGGTGGGCCTGGGCGTCCTGATGGTATACAATATGAACGCCCGGCGTTCGACGGAAACGGGGGGAGGCTCCGAATCCGCCCCTTCGTCCGTGTCCGCGCCGGAGGCGCCGGCCTCCTCGGAACCGCCGCTTGAGCTGGCCGGGCCGGCCGTCAACAAACCCGCCGTCAAGGAGGCCGGGACCCCACAGGCCAACGTTCCGGCGCCCCCCAAGTCTCCGACGCTTCCCATGCCTCCGGTGGCTTCCCAGACCCCGGCGGTTTCCAAAGCCCCGGCCTCGCCCTTGCCGAAACCCCCGGTTGAAAA is a genomic window of Nitrospiria bacterium containing:
- a CDS encoding tetratricopeptide repeat protein, whose translation is MSARTRWIVTGVVLAGLSLSGCSGMSKSQREKNGEAHYKLGLSYLNDNQTQLAFVEFQKAIEINPNDRDSYYGLGHIYFGQGKFNEAEKNFEQAIRIDPKFSEAHNYLGTVYERLSDRDRAVAEYKMALQNPQYLTPQYPHRNLAMVYLNTNEYKSAILEFKEALRLPPPPDDPLFNALVYNGLGQAYYKDGQYREAVDAFNGALKIAPDYTEVHYFLGQTYFKTGSGPLAKEEFQRVIRLAPESDLAKKAKESLGLLQ
- a CDS encoding RodZ domain-containing protein; amino-acid sequence: MESIGEYLKRIREEHGLSIGEVARRTRINPGYIEALEENRMEKFPGEVFARGFVRAYGRCLGLDDEDTTTRFAQSSRAFFQKRDESQQHTEQARESQQSRRKVQSRVIQAVVVAAVGLGVLMVYNMNARRSTETGGGSESAPSSVSAPEAPASSEPPLELAGPAVNKPAVKEAGTPQANVPAPPKSPTLPMPPVASQTPAVSKAPASPLPKPPVEKMPLVVNPPGEPAGPPVPALPAGRPAPPVPSAPAASPSPFGDMVLVIEAVESSWVSARIDGGDTKEVFLQPGQKVTWKASDHFLVSFGNAGGVKIQFNGKSLPPFGPKGAVVKDVKISRQ